In the Desulfuromonas sp. DDH964 genome, TCTGCTGCTGAAGGTGCGGCAGGCGCTCGATCGTCCTTTGCCCGACCGCCTGGAAAGGTGACACTATGCAGGATCATCACCCCTTCTTCCGCCAACTCCTCGACAACCTCTACGACGGGGTCTATTTCGTCGACCGGGACCGGATCATCACCTACTGGAACCGCGGCGCCGAGCGGCTGAGCGGCTATTCGGCCGACCTGGTACTGGGGAAGAGCTGCCGGGACAACCTCCTGGTCCACATGGACGACAACGGCAAGCTCCTCTGCCTCGACGGCTGCCCGCTGGCGGCGACGATGGCGGACGGCAACGAACGGCAGGCGGAGGTTTTCATGCACCACGCCGACGGCCAGCGGGTGCCGGTCCTGGTGCGGGTGTCGCCGATTCACGACGAAGCGGGAGCGATCGTCGGGGCGGTGGAGATCTTCAGCGACAACAGCAGCCAGAACGCCGCCCGGCAGCAGATCGAGGAGTTGCAGGAACTCGCCTTTCTCGATCCGCTGACGGCCCTGGCCAACCGGCGTTTTCTTGAGATCACTCTCCACTCCCGCCTGGAGGAGCAGCGCCGCTACGGCTGGCCCTTCGGCGTCCTCTTCTTCGACATCGATCACTTCAAGAGCTTCAACGACAGCTATGGCCACGAGACCGGTGACGCGGTCCTGAAGATGACCGCCAAGACCCTGGCCGGCTGTGCGCGTTCTTTCGATGTGGTCGGCCGTTGGGGGGGAGAGGAGTTCGTCGCCGTCCTCGCCAACGTCGATCGCACCTCCCTGCAACGCATTGCGGAACGCTACCGTTCGATGATCGAGCAGTCGGGACTGCCGACGGCGATGGAGGTGCTGCGGGTCACAGTGTCCGTCGGCGCCGCCCTCGCCGTCCCCGGCGATACGGTGGAGAGCGTGCTGGAGCGCGCCGACGCCCTCATGTACCAGAGCAAGCAGAATGGCCGCAACCGGGTCACGCTGGAAGGAGTCTCCCCATGAAAAGTCTCGCCGGCAAAACCCTCTTCATCACCGGCGCCAGCCGCGGCATCGGCAAGGCGATCGCCCTGCGCGCCGCCGCCGACGGCGCCAATATCGTCATCGCCGCCAAGTCAGTGCGTTCGCGCGACAAGCTCCCTGGCACCATCTACTCGGCGGCCGAAGAGATTGAGACGGCGGGGGGCCAGGCCCTGCCGCTGCAGGTCGACATCCGCGAGGAGGAGCAGGTCGTGACGGCGGTGGCGCAGGCGGCGCAGCACTTTGGCGGCATCGACATTCTCGTCAACAATGCCAGCGCCATCTACCTCGCCCGCACCGATGCGGTACCGATGAAGCGCTTCGACCTGATG is a window encoding:
- a CDS encoding sensor domain-containing diguanylate cyclase; translation: MQDHHPFFRQLLDNLYDGVYFVDRDRIITYWNRGAERLSGYSADLVLGKSCRDNLLVHMDDNGKLLCLDGCPLAATMADGNERQAEVFMHHADGQRVPVLVRVSPIHDEAGAIVGAVEIFSDNSSQNAARQQIEELQELAFLDPLTALANRRFLEITLHSRLEEQRRYGWPFGVLFFDIDHFKSFNDSYGHETGDAVLKMTAKTLAGCARSFDVVGRWGGEEFVAVLANVDRTSLQRIAERYRSMIEQSGLPTAMEVLRVTVSVGAALAVPGDTVESVLERADALMYQSKQNGRNRVTLEGVSP